In Poecile atricapillus isolate bPoeAtr1 chromosome 29, bPoeAtr1.hap1, whole genome shotgun sequence, the genomic window GGCGATTGCAGGGTGGGCTGTATGAGAGGATcagggggtgtctggggggatCAATAATTCCCTGGGCTGTGGGCTGGCAGGTCCCTGTGGGGCTCTGAACTTCAGAAGGTGTCAGGGGTGTATGAACACCCCTGATGAGCACTGTGCTGGCTAAAAATACCATTTCTGCCTTAATTTTAGGGCTCTGTTCACCTATGAAGGCAACAGCAATGATCTACGGGTGGCCGGCTCCGGAGGTGAGGATTCTGGGGACCATCaccctgtttccatggcttcCAGGGTCTGGGGGGCTTCCAGGGCTCATCTCACTGAACCTGCCTGAGATGCTGGGGGGGTTTTAATCTCTGAGAGTGTTTTGGGGAGTGCCCTTGGTGGTGGGACAAGGGTGGGAGCTGTGATGGGGTGTCCGGTGTGATTTCAGAGTGAGGAATATGGAGCACAGCCTCACTGgcagctctgcttctcctttcctttcatttttctccttcccaaaGGATCCAAAGTTTGGATCCTGACTGCTCTTTGCATCCCTGAAGTATTTTAGATCCCAGATTTAGGCAGGACCACGTGGTGCTCCAAAGCCACTCACTCAGCCAGGGCTCCCTACTCAATGCTCTTAAAGCCCCTCATGTCCAATTCCCTTCTTCCCACAattcttctatttattttttatctggCTGCTGATTCCCACCCAAACACTACTGGCTGGAAAGCCGAAGCCTTCAGGAAGCAGCACATTCAGACGGTTTCCCCGCGCTCGGAATTTGCATCCTCTCATCCCTCCCCACCTTCTTCCTTAATTTCCAAGTGTTTTTCCCAGCCTGTGGAGCTCTGTGGAAGTTTCTGTGATGCTCCACAGGGTCTGGTGGAGCCCATGGAGCCAGGGAATTTTGTTGAGGAAAAACTCTTCCTGAGTCACAAATGAGTTTTGTGGAGCTGCAGAGTGCCCTGAGCTCCCTGCAGATCCCTGCTACCCCCAGCATTCCTGTCATGTCCCTCTGTGCCAGCCCTCACCAACCAGCTTCAGACTTCCAACCTTCAACTTCCCTGCTGGGTTTAGAGCCAAATTTAGAGCCAAAACATAAATACTTAATAGGGAGAAGGAAATAATCCAGGTGATGCTGCAGAGCAAAGCAAGCTGTGTTGGTCTGTGTTACTCCTGCCAGGAGTGATAAGGACCAGTGgctcttttcccacttttcagGGCTCAGGCAACCCAGCACAGGAAGAATTGTGGTCTGGGAGAATATTTTTGAGATGAGAATGTGCATTTTCGgtggttttcctcctttcctggtAGTTTATTGGTGTAGTGGGAGTGATGCTGTCCGCTTTCTATtgccctgcctgagccctgtgtgggatttttcctctGGGGTTCACTCTCAAGTCCTCAAAGCAGCACTGAGACCACTCTAGGTGGGTGTAACAGGGAGGGAAGTGTTGAGGCAGGAGTTTCCCCATGGTGGACTAACAGGACTTTACCCCATGTTACTCTTCTGGTTCCTTCTCTGCTTCCCGTCTTGCAAAGCAGGAACAAGGCTCAGCCAGTTCCTCCACCACTTCTCAGCAGCATTCCCACCCTCACTGAGGTGTTTCCGAGTATGGTTTTGTGCAGGAACCTGTGGGCAAAACTGACAGCTGCCTGCTCTCATTAAAGCTTCTAATTGATTAGGGAGTGtgagcagctccttccctttCTCTGGCATGCCTGCAGTTGGTTGCAGATCCAGGATCTTTCTATATGGGATCTGTGAAGGCCTGAGGAAGACAAACTGTGTGATAAAGGCTGCTGGGGATGGGAGTGGGTGAGAAAGGCTGGGGCTTGGCTCCCAAATAATCATGTGGATGATAAATGATCAGGTTATGTGTTTACAGAGTAAACACAGGAGTCTGAGACACTCGGGAGGTGTGACAGCCCCACACCTAATGGGGAAAATCTCCAGGGAATACAGAGCTGGGGTGGGTTTGGCTGTTCCCACCACATGTAGAGAATGGGCCGGACTCAccccctctccttcctcctgggACAGATGGGGGGCTGGAGGAGATGGTGGAGGAGCTCAACAGTGGGAAGGTGATGTACGGCTTCTGCCGCGTGAAGGATCCCAACTCTGGGCTGCCCAAATATGTCCTTGTCAACTGGGTGAGTGGGGACAGAGCTTGGCTTaactgggagggagctggagcccctctgccatggggccaggctgggagagctgggggtgtccagtctggagaagagagggctccagggacacctcagagctcCTTGCAGTGCCttgaggggctccaggagagctggagagggactcaGGCTCAgatccaggtgctgctgccatgAATCCACCCTGGAGGGGCTCAGGTGAGCCAGTGCTGATGGTGTCTCCTTGCAGACAGGTGAAGGTGTCAATGACGTGCGGAAAGGAGCCTGCGCCAACCACGTCAGCACTGTGGCCAACTTCCTGAAGGTCTGATCCTCCTCGTGTCCTCGGcactgaatggtttgggttggagggcCCTTAGACCATCCAGTTCtactcccctgccatgggcagggatattTTCCAGTAGACCAGCTTGCTGAAAAAATCCCTCTGgatattttctccttctcaccagcacccttttcctttccttgggagctctgggagcacagACAAGACCCACCGGGGCAGGGTGGTGGGTTTGGGGGCTCCCAGAGTGACCCCCTCACCCTTATCCTGGTTCCTCCTTCTCAGGGGGCTCATGTCACCATCAATGCCCGGGCAGAGGAGGATGTGGAGCCTGAACTCATCATGGAGAAGGTGGCCAAGGCCTCTGGGGCCAACTACAGCTTCCACAAGGAGAGCAGCAAGTTCCAGGACTCAGGGCCCCAGGCTCCTGTGGTGAGTTGAATCACTGAGGGCTTTTGGCTGCCTCTGGATGGGGGGAAGGTCTGGGACCATTATCATCCCATGATGGAAGAGGCACCCTGGCCATTGACATGTCTGTGGAATGTTCAGactggagaagggaaggttCCAGGGAGAacttagagccccttccagtgcctaaaggggctgcaagagagctggagagagactttgcACCAGGGCACAGagtaacaggacaagggggaatgccAGAGGGCAGGTTTGAAGCATGGAATCATGGGCTGGattggagggaccttaaagcccatccagtcccacccctgccatgggcagggacaccttccactaccccagggtgctccaagccctgtccagcctggcctgggacacttccagggatgggacagcaacctgtgccagggccagcaATTCCCTGGTTTTGGCAGTGTGCACCCAGCTCTCCTTTAAATTGTGGAGCAAAGCATCAGGTTATAGGAACTTCTGAGAGAAGTCTCAGACTGTGCTGATTTGGGCTGACTGTTGacaaaaaatgcagaaaaggtgATTTCTCTGTGTCTTCCTCAGGGCTCTGTGTACCAGAAGACGAATGCGATGTCTGAAATCAAACGGGTCAATAAGGATAATTTCTGGGCCAAAGCAGAGGTGAGTGAACTCATGCCTCAGAGCACAAAGTGTTTGGGTTTAGATGGAAATTATTCTCCATATGCTTATTCCCTGTCTGGGAACTGGGCAGTCCTGCCTGGAATCAAGAGCTCAGGGAGGTGCAGAGTTACTGCCCTGGAGTGCTCGGAGAGGAGTGGCTGAGTCTTGAAGGGGAAAAGGTGCTCCTTTATCTCATCTGAATTTtgctcagggctgctggggtgagctcaggagggagagctggggtgcacccaggctctgctggcagaCAGCTGGGCtgcatcccagctcccagcaaaaCCCCTGTGGTTGAGGAAACTGGTTTTTGACCTCTCCGAGGGCTgctccctttttccttccctttcatgTTGGGTTTTATGGGGTTAAGCAATAACATATGAACCTTCTGACTGGATAAGGGGATCCACCACAAGCCCCAGGATCCATCGTGTGCCCTTGGAtgtgccctgtcccctgggccctgctgtgTGCCCTGGGGGGTTCcgagcactggcacaggttgtgacagtcacaggtgtgtcacaggtgtgaCCCCCACACCTCAGCCCAGGATGCCCAAGCCTCTGTGCCCATCTCCCCTCAGAAGGATGAGGAGAACCGTCGGctggaggagaagaggagggCGGAGGAAGAGCGACAGCGGCTGGAGCGGGAGCAGCGGGAGcgggagctgcaggaggcagcggGGCGGGAGCAGATGTTTAAAGCCAGATCCAGTGAAATTGAAGCCCAGAAGTGagtggggttttgggaaggaTTCCTAGAGCCCATCCTGCTGCCTGGGGTCCCTTTGGTGCTGGGTGGCCCTGTCACTACCTCTCTGAGCTGCCCCCACTCCAGCAAAGTTTATTTCTTTGGAAGTGGTAGATCATGTCCATGCATTTCTCGCTGCTGGAATTCTGCAGTCCCAGGAAATCTCCTTTAAGAGAACAGATATAAGGGGATCTTGCTCTAGCTGTGGAGGTAATACCTCCCTGGCTAACCCCCAAGGAGCTTGGCTGCTTGTCCAGCATCATCCCTGAgtctccctgcccatggatcTTGCTCCAGGACTACTCCTCCTTTTGCTTCCCAAATTCTTGCTTGACACCTGTGGCCTCTATTTTTGTGGTGTCAGAGGTCCAGGGAGCTCCAAGCCCCCAAGGGACAACTCCAGGGAAATCTGCCCAGCTCCCATATCAAGATGCTCATGTCCATATCCCTAAGGAAGAGATTTCCCTGGAATGACAGCACTAtttggagcagctcctgcccctctcaCCGTGCTCCTCTCTTCAAGGGTGACCTGTAGCACCTTGAAGTGAGGGCCAAAGTGAAGGATGGCCTTCATGTGCTGTTCCCAGGGAGCTGGAATAATGGGGTGAGGTCTCAAATTTTAGGCCTCAGTTTTAACACATTCGTTCCCACAGGAGACTCCAGCAGCAACAGGAGGCtgagaacagggacagggagcagcagcaatgGGTGAGCTCTGGTGCTGGCCCCAGGCAAGGTTTACCCATgatggaggggacagggacctgGGACAGGGCAAgtggaaatggcctcaagttcCATAGGGGAGGTTTAAGTTGGTTactgggaaaattccttcatggaaagggttatccagctctggcacagctgcccagggcagtgctggcatcCCCATTCCTGGGGGGATTTAACAGCTGTGTGGATATGGTGCTTGGGGACATGGattagtggtggccttggctgtgctggggaacaACTGGACTTGATGCTCTCAGAGggtttttccaacctaaatcgTTCCACGATTCCGTGACACCAAGTTCCTGTTCTTATCCCGGAATTCCCACGTCTCCCTCCCAGATCCAGGGTTTCCTCCTCATCCACCCTCCATTGCCACGGCAGTTCCTTGGGTCCAGAGGGGGCTGAAGGGGGCAGATGGTTCTGGAAGGaactggctggggctggagggggcaggagggctggctggggctggaggagtgGCTGGTTGCCCAGACCACTCCTGTGCTGCAGAAGGAGCAGGCTGAGGAGACGTGGCAGCGGAAGGGCGTCAAGAGAAGCGAGTCGGTGGAGAAAGCCCAGGTGAGGAACTGGGACCCCGAGCCCCTGGGGAAAGGGGGCTGCCTCAGCTCTGCCCccctgagctgctcagggcttTGACTGGGCTGTGTGCCCTCCTGGGCAGGAGGCTGCCACGCTGATCGCACAGAGAGCTGTGAACCCCCGTGACATCTTCAAGCAAAGGGAGAAAGCGGGGCCAGGCGATGCGGGGATGCCAACACAGCCAGGTatggcctggggacacagggagggtcCCAGTCCCCCACTGGGTCTCTCTGCACTGCAGGGGTCCCAGTGGGGCATGAGCTGACAACAGGCTGCTCTCAccatgctgctgtgctgtgtcccaCACCTGGCTCCTGCCATTTTTCAGGGTGTGGCTCTAGCCAAGTTTTAATCACAAGGACAGATTTCCATACTCTGATTCCCCTTCTGAGccttaaagattttttttggtttttttggttttttttttaaattatagttCAATATGTTAAGACTAGGAAAACACCACTATCACAACCCATCCTGactgaatgaaatttcacctggATTTTTGCACTGCCCCAGCCAAGCAGAATCTTGCGCTGTTAGAAGAGCCTGATCCTATCTCTCAGATAGAAATCAGGAAGTTTGCAAACCAGAGCTGAGAGTAGCTAAGGAAGTAGCTGTGACGAGCACGTGACACCCCAGGGTGACTGCctctgccacctcctcctccctgtCCTCCTCAGCCCAACCCCCTCCAAAGCACCTTAAATTGGTTCAGA contains:
- the DBNL gene encoding drebrin-like protein isoform X1, which produces MALNLAKNGRALQEAYGSVVAAGSPTDWALFTYEGNSNDLRVAGSGDGGLEEMVEELNSGKVMYGFCRVKDPNSGLPKYVLVNWTGEGVNDVRKGACANHVSTVANFLKGAHVTINARAEEDVEPELIMEKVAKASGANYSFHKESSKFQDSGPQAPVGSVYQKTNAMSEIKRVNKDNFWAKAEKDEENRRLEEKRRAEEERQRLEREQRERELQEAAGREQMFKARSSEIEAQKRLQQQQEAENRDREQQQWKEQAEETWQRKGVKRSESVEKAQEAATLIAQRAVNPRDIFKQREKAGPGDAGMPTQPGKLRSPFLQKEMNSVPGPASPSRDVWGSLPASPVPVAGRDSGYNSGVPGSHMEENLYEEPPEPLALYEEPPREQVDNAKYDYRVEYQEPPDLAGKGLCARALYDYQAADDTEISFDPENIITNIEMIDEGWWRGYGPDGHFGMFPANYVELIE
- the DBNL gene encoding drebrin-like protein isoform X2 produces the protein MALNLAKNGRALQEAYGSVVAAGSPTDWALFTYEGNSNDLRVAGSGDGGLEEMVEELNSGKVMYGFCRVKDPNSGLPKYVLVNWTGEGVNDVRKGACANHVSTVANFLKGAHVTINARAEEDVEPELIMEKVAKASGANYSFHKESSKFQDSGPQAPVGSVYQKTNAMSEIKRVNKDNFWAKAEKDEENRRLEEKRRAEEERQRLEREQRERELQEAAGREQMFKARSSEIEAQKRLQQQQEAENRDREQQQWKEQAEETWQRKGVKRSESVEKAQEAATLIAQRAVNPRDIFKQREKAGPGDAGMPTQPGRDSGYNSGVPGSHMEENLYEEPPEPLALYEEPPREQVDNAKYDYRVEYQEPPDLAGKGLCARALYDYQAADDTEISFDPENIITNIEMIDEGWWRGYGPDGHFGMFPANYVELIE